The sequence TGTCCGGCATCCATTTGTGCGTGTGTTTTGCCTTCTTTATCAATTGCATTCACCGAAATGTTTGTTTTTATACGTCCGGGAATGATAATCGATACTGCAATGTTGTTCTTGGTATTCTCGGCACGTAAACTCTCGAAAAAACCATGCAAGGCTTGTTTCGATGCTGAATACGATGACCGGTACGGAAAACCGAATTTCCCAACAATACTTGATGTTACTGCAATTTGTCCACCGCCATTTTCGATCATTGCGGGTAAAATATGCTTGGTTAACGCAATGGTACCAAAATAATTTACCTCAAACAGTTTTCGATCAACTTCTAACGGTGTTTCTGCAACAAATGAGCGCTGACTGATTCCTCCAAACTGATACAATGCATCAATTTTGATTTTGTTGTTGCGAATGTATGCAGCGGTTTTTTCAATAGAAGCTTCTTCGCCCAAGTCGAATGGCAGAATAATGGTTGTGCAACCATTCTGCTTACAGATCTCTTCTGTAGCCTTTAATGCCTCTTCATTTCTTCCAGAAAGTATGAGTTTTACATTGTTTGAAGAGAGCTCAATAGCAACAGCTTTGCCGATGCCTGATGATGCTCCCGTAATCCATAATGTTTTTCCGGCAAAATCCATTTACTATATCCTTTCAGAGTGCCACGAAGATAGCAGAATAATTATCGAGACAAAACGAATACGGTCTATTTTTACAGAGTTAAAATTAAAAATAGTTAAGATTGTTAAATTGTCTTCTCTTCAGAACTTGATCCTCTTTCAGGTAAGATAAAACTAAATAAAATTGCCATAAAGAAAGCCAGCAGATAACTCGCAAGTCTTTCCGAAATTCCGGTGATATCAACCAGCCAGGTTTTCCAGATTACTGCAGATAAAGTTCCGGTAATTAAACTTGCAAAAACACCTGCTCTTGATAATTTCTTCCAGAAGATTAGTAAGACAATTGCGGGGCCAAATGAAGCACCAATGCCGCTCCATGCATAAGAAACCAGTCCGTAAACAGTGTCTTCCATTGTAATTGCCAAAACAAATCCTACCAGCCCAACAGCAAGCGTTAGTACCTTATTCAGAAATAACATTCGTTTTTCCTCAATTTTCTTTTTGGTCATGTGTAAGTAGAAATCTTCTGTCATTGATGAAGAAACCACCATTAACTGGGACGAAGCTGTTGACATCATGGCAGAAACTGCACCTGACAGGAGAATTCCGGCAAGAATTGGGTTCAACAATGTCATTACCATTATAGGGAGGATTTTTTCAGAGTCGTTGGCAACGGTTGCTGCAGCATCTCCCAAAATACCATTTTGCACCAGCTGATAACCAATAATACCAATCATGAATGCACCAACATAAGCCAAAAGTGTCCAGATTATGGCAAGAATCCGGCTTTGTTGCGTTTCTTTTTTATTTCGCATGGCCATCATTCGGGTAAGCAGCTGTGGCTGTCCTGTATAACCAAAAGCCCAGCTCAAACCATTCAATACTAATAATCCGCCTGTTGCTTGTTTTACAGTGTCAAGGTTTTGCGGAACAAGATAGTTTGCCTGCGACATGGCTTCAGCCACGTGAATGTTGTTGGCAGCTGCAATTCCCAGTGCAATAATGGGTAAAACAACACATGTAACTACCATTAGAACAGCTTGAAAAGCGTCGGTGGCTACAACCGTAATAAAGCCACCAAGCATGGTGTATAAAGTAACTAGTGCCGAACCAATTACCATTCCCCAGAATGGATCGATATTAAAAGTGTCGTTAAAGATTTTACCTGCTCCACTGAATTGGGCAGCGATGTAAAGCACAAAGAAGAAAATGATAATTAGTGAGGACAGTATCCCGAAACTTCGTTGTGTGCCTTTAAACTTGGCAGAAAACAAACTCGGAACTGTTAAAGCACCTGTTTTGTCAGTAAGCTTTTGTAGCGGTTCGGCAAGAAAAATCCATAAAAACAAAATACCGGATACACAACCTAATGCTACCCACAAAGAAGCCATTCCTTCGGCATAAGCATGGCCAGTTAAACCTAATAGTAACCAAGCCGATTCTCCTGTTGCTCGTTCGGATAAAGCCAGCGAAAAACCAGAGATTTTTTTACCCCCAATAACAAAGTCGTTATTTGTTTTTGACCGACGTGCTGAATATGCCACAATACCAATTAAAATAACCAGGTAGCCAACAAATACAATTATCATTTTTTAGTAGAATTGTTGTGAAGCAACCAAAGATAATAAGAAAATGAATTGTAGCAATTTTCCTGCTATTTTTACAGATCTTGTACTTTTAGATTGTAATTATAAAAGTATTGAATGAGCTTGTTTTGGAAAGAGCTTAATTGTTAACTTTTTGGTGCAAGCTCTGAAATCCTTCACCCAGAATTTCTTTTGTATCCATTACTGTAATAAATGCATCAGCATCAATCTTGCTGATAAATTCCTGAAGGATAGCTACTTCACGCCGACTAACGACAGTATATATTATTTGTTTCTTTTCTCCGGTAAACATTCCTTCTCCATTCAGGTAAGTTCCGCCACGTTCAAGATCAACCAGTAGTTTTTCCTTTATTTCCGCATGTTTACGCGACACAATAATAAGTGCTTTGTTGTAGCTGGCACCTTCAAGTGCAGTGTCGATCAGTTTGCCACAAATATATATTACAATGAGCGAGTATAGTGGAATGGCCCAATCGCGAAATGCGATTAAACCAAAAAATACAATAACTGAATCCACATAAATCATTAATCTTCCAATCTGAATGTGGGTGTATTTTCCAATTATCATGGCAATAATATCGGAACCACCGGAAGTTGCGCGTGATTTAAAAATCAGACCAAGTCCAAACCCCATTAACACTCCGCCAAACAGGCAGGATAAAAGAATATCATCCACTAGGGGCACTTTGGCATCGGGGCGCATCATGGTTAGTAGGTCGGTAAAAACAGCAGTTAACACCGAGCCGGTAATGGTTTTTATTCCAAAACGTGGCCCCAAAATCTTAATTCCGGCAATAATCAACGGAATATCAATCATTAGCGCGAAAGTACCTACGGGAATTCCATCAGGCCAGAATGAAAATACACCTGCTGTTAAATAGTGCACAACAATAGCAATACCATATACTCCTCCCGGAACAATTTTATGTGGTGTAACAAAAAATACAAAAGCGGCTGCTAAAATAAACGAGCCCGAAATGAGAAGCAGGTTGTCCTGAATCCATTTTTTACTAAAAATCTTGTCTTTTGTTAAAAATGCCATGATCTCGAAATTTTTCGCAAATGAACACAATTTTAATGGATTAAAAAACAGATAATTGTCAGTAAATATCGACCGTATAAATCAATAGTAAAACAAGGTAGTTTTTACTAAGATTTGTAATATGTAAACTGATTTAAATTTTGAATTTTAATCAAGTGTAAATCGATAAGAAATAGTTCCCTGCTGGAATGCAGGCGCATTTTGGTCAACGTTAAATTTTGCTTTGAGTGCTGCCTGTTTGGCTTCGTCCCAGAATGCTTTATTGGCAATGGTTGTACCTCTGGCTCCTGGCTCAGCAGAAGTAACTCTTCCATTTTTATCAACGATAACTTTTACTACTACAATTCCGGCATCGTTACCCGGGTATTCCGGTTTCGGCAACGAAATTGCTGAACGTCCGCCAAGATCGAATGAAATACCTGCACCCGATCCCTGGTTTCCGGCTCCGCTTCCGCCAGGGCCGTATGTTGTTGCATTCGGATCTCCGGTTGGAACACCCTGGTTACCGCCTGGGAATGTTACTCCCTGGCTTTCTCCATCGCCAGTACCGGTGCCGCCGCTTCCTGATCCGCTGTTGGCAAAAGCACCTTGAGTTCGAGAGTTTATTTCTGCTATTTTTCGTTCTTCTTCTAATTTGCGCTGGCGTTCTGCTTCTTCACGAGCTTTACGTTCAGCTTCTTCGCGGGCAATTCGTTCAGCCTCTTCTCTTTGCTGACGTTCTATTTCTGCTTGTCGTTGACGTTCTATCTCAGCTAAACGCTTTTGTTCAGCTTCTTCGGCTTGTTTGCGTTCCAGTTCTTCCTGTTCTTTGCGTCGTTTTTCTTCCAGCTCTTGTTGGCGTTTAAGCTCCTCTTCCTTTTTCTTTTTTTCAGCAGCTTCAATGGCCACCGTTTCTTCGTAATCCTGAGTCATTGCAACTTCTTCGGCCGGTTCGGGTTCTGAAGTTTTTACCGGAGGCGGAGGTGTTTGTTTGGCAGGAGGTGGCGTTGTTTTTTGTTGAGCCGTTTGTGGTGGTGGTGGTGAGGTTTGTTGTTGACGGCGCGCCGGACTTGGTTCGCGGTCGCCCAATCCATTTTCCGAATTTCCGAAATTAACCAGAATTCCTTCTTCTCCGGGGAGAGGTAGTGGCGTAAAAAAGCCAAGTACAAGCAATAATATCAGTACGATTACATGAAAAATAATCGTTCCGACAAGCCCCTTTTTCTTTTCGCTATATTCCTCTCTTCGTATCATTTGCTTCCTATTCCGGCGATGTTGCCAGTATCATTTTATACTTATTTCGGCGAGCAATGTTCATGATTTTAA comes from uncultured Draconibacterium sp. and encodes:
- a CDS encoding SDR family NAD(P)-dependent oxidoreductase — encoded protein: MDFAGKTLWITGASSGIGKAVAIELSSNNVKLILSGRNEEALKATEEICKQNGCTTIILPFDLGEEASIEKTAAYIRNNKIKIDALYQFGGISQRSFVAETPLEVDRKLFEVNYFGTIALTKHILPAMIENGGGQIAVTSSIVGKFGFPYRSSYSASKQALHGFFESLRAENTKNNIAVSIIIPGRIKTNISVNAIDKEGKTHAQMDAGQDTGMSAEKCAKIICKKLKKEKKEILVGGSEVIMVHIRRFLPRLYYYMASRVNPL
- a CDS encoding sodium/proline symporter, giving the protein MIIVFVGYLVILIGIVAYSARRSKTNNDFVIGGKKISGFSLALSERATGESAWLLLGLTGHAYAEGMASLWVALGCVSGILFLWIFLAEPLQKLTDKTGALTVPSLFSAKFKGTQRSFGILSSLIIIFFFVLYIAAQFSGAGKIFNDTFNIDPFWGMVIGSALVTLYTMLGGFITVVATDAFQAVLMVVTCVVLPIIALGIAAANNIHVAEAMSQANYLVPQNLDTVKQATGGLLVLNGLSWAFGYTGQPQLLTRMMAMRNKKETQQSRILAIIWTLLAYVGAFMIGIIGYQLVQNGILGDAAATVANDSEKILPIMVMTLLNPILAGILLSGAVSAMMSTASSQLMVVSSSMTEDFYLHMTKKKIEEKRMLFLNKVLTLAVGLVGFVLAITMEDTVYGLVSYAWSGIGASFGPAIVLLIFWKKLSRAGVFASLITGTLSAVIWKTWLVDITGISERLASYLLAFFMAILFSFILPERGSSSEEKTI
- a CDS encoding YitT family protein, producing MAFLTKDKIFSKKWIQDNLLLISGSFILAAAFVFFVTPHKIVPGGVYGIAIVVHYLTAGVFSFWPDGIPVGTFALMIDIPLIIAGIKILGPRFGIKTITGSVLTAVFTDLLTMMRPDAKVPLVDDILLSCLFGGVLMGFGLGLIFKSRATSGGSDIIAMIIGKYTHIQIGRLMIYVDSVIVFFGLIAFRDWAIPLYSLIVIYICGKLIDTALEGASYNKALIIVSRKHAEIKEKLLVDLERGGTYLNGEGMFTGEKKQIIYTVVSRREVAILQEFISKIDADAFITVMDTKEILGEGFQSLHQKVNN
- the tolA gene encoding cell envelope integrity protein TolA, producing the protein MIRREEYSEKKKGLVGTIIFHVIVLILLLVLGFFTPLPLPGEEGILVNFGNSENGLGDREPSPARRQQQTSPPPPQTAQQKTTPPPAKQTPPPPVKTSEPEPAEEVAMTQDYEETVAIEAAEKKKKEEELKRQQELEEKRRKEQEELERKQAEEAEQKRLAEIERQRQAEIERQQREEAERIAREEAERKAREEAERQRKLEEERKIAEINSRTQGAFANSGSGSGGTGTGDGESQGVTFPGGNQGVPTGDPNATTYGPGGSGAGNQGSGAGISFDLGGRSAISLPKPEYPGNDAGIVVVKVIVDKNGRVTSAEPGARGTTIANKAFWDEAKQAALKAKFNVDQNAPAFQQGTISYRFTLD